A stretch of the Corynebacterium maris DSM 45190 genome encodes the following:
- a CDS encoding glutamine amidotransferase-related protein: MAKIMLIDNQDSFVYNLVESLAATGHEYRVYRNTVDVAEVLAAEPALIVLSPGPGHPTAAGNLMELVDAAIGKIPILGICLGFQAVLEHFGGEVAPCGPEHGKSVPMRLTDAGVAHPVFAGLTVDASPDMPDHVGRLVPVARYHSLGCTTAPAGLTPLATTGTAAGDVVMAAETANGMALGLQYHPESILTPAGPTMLTRCIDQLLTNSITGETN; the protein is encoded by the coding sequence ATGGCGAAGATCATGTTGATCGACAACCAGGACAGCTTCGTCTACAACCTGGTCGAGTCCCTGGCTGCGACCGGCCACGAGTACCGCGTGTACCGCAACACCGTGGACGTGGCGGAGGTGTTGGCGGCCGAACCGGCGCTCATCGTGCTCTCTCCGGGGCCGGGACACCCCACGGCGGCCGGCAACCTGATGGAGCTGGTCGACGCCGCGATCGGCAAGATTCCCATTTTGGGCATCTGCCTGGGCTTTCAGGCGGTGCTCGAGCACTTCGGCGGCGAGGTGGCTCCCTGCGGGCCGGAGCACGGGAAATCCGTGCCGATGCGGCTGACCGACGCCGGCGTGGCGCACCCGGTCTTCGCGGGGTTGACCGTCGACGCCAGCCCGGACATGCCGGATCATGTGGGTCGGCTCGTGCCGGTGGCGCGCTACCACTCGTTGGGGTGTACGACCGCGCCGGCGGGATTGACCCCGCTGGCGACGACGGGCACCGCCGCCGGGGACGTGGTCATGGCCGCGGAAACCGCCAACGGAATGGCACTCGGCCTGCAGTACCACCCGGAGTCGATCTTGACCCCGGCCGGCCCGACGATGCTGACCCGCTGCATCGACCAACTATTGACTAATTCAATTACAGGAGAAACCAACTAG
- the trpD gene encoding anthranilate phosphoribosyltransferase, producing MDNPAPSVEECIEAYTPLTIGDYDDVHIAALLTHVRTRGETAHDLLGAARAFLKAGRPFPITGEGVMDTAGTGGDGKNTINITTAASLVAATGGVKMVKCGNRSVSSKSGSADVLEAMNIPLDLDPERAVRQFEASKFTFLFAPAYNPAIGHVQPVRRALKFPTLFNTLGPILSPGRPEYQIMGVANPAQGQMIAETFKELGRGRALVVHGDGSDEIAVTGPTQVWELTRAGEIEHYTLQPEDFGVGVHTFADLAGGDGEENARHLYAVFNGEGAPAHRDAIVASAGAMFYLHGDVDTFRDGADKARTLLDDGSVATWLSKHEEANYGE from the coding sequence ATGGACAACCCCGCCCCGTCCGTCGAGGAGTGCATCGAGGCCTACACCCCGCTGACGATCGGCGACTACGACGACGTGCACATCGCGGCGCTGCTGACGCACGTGCGCACCCGCGGTGAGACCGCCCACGACCTGCTCGGCGCGGCGCGCGCCTTCCTCAAGGCCGGGCGCCCGTTCCCCATCACCGGCGAGGGCGTCATGGACACCGCCGGCACCGGCGGCGACGGCAAGAACACCATTAACATCACCACCGCCGCCTCCCTCGTCGCGGCGACCGGGGGAGTCAAGATGGTCAAGTGCGGCAACCGCTCCGTGTCCTCCAAGTCCGGTTCCGCGGACGTGCTCGAGGCGATGAACATTCCGCTGGACCTCGACCCCGAGCGCGCGGTCCGCCAATTCGAGGCCTCGAAGTTCACCTTCTTATTCGCCCCGGCGTATAACCCGGCGATCGGGCACGTCCAGCCGGTGCGCCGCGCACTGAAGTTCCCGACCCTGTTTAACACCCTTGGGCCCATCCTGTCCCCGGGGCGCCCGGAGTACCAGATCATGGGCGTGGCCAACCCGGCCCAGGGGCAGATGATCGCGGAGACCTTCAAGGAGCTCGGCCGGGGTCGCGCGTTGGTCGTCCACGGCGACGGCTCCGACGAGATCGCGGTGACGGGGCCGACCCAGGTGTGGGAATTGACCCGCGCCGGCGAGATCGAGCACTACACGCTCCAGCCGGAGGACTTCGGCGTGGGCGTCCACACTTTCGCGGACCTCGCCGGCGGCGACGGGGAAGAAAACGCGCGACACCTCTACGCTGTGTTCAACGGCGAGGGAGCGCCCGCCCACCGGGACGCCATCGTGGCGTCCGCGGGCGCGATGTTCTACCTCCACGGCGACGTGGACACTTTCCGCGACGGCGCGGACAAGGCCAGAACACTGCTGGACGACGGCTCCGTCGCCACCTGGCTCAGCAAGCACGAGGAGGCCAACTATGGCGAATAA
- the trpCF gene encoding bifunctional indole-3-glycerol-phosphate synthase TrpC/phosphoribosylanthranilate isomerase TrpF yields MANNTHLPTVLEGIVEGRRGHLDEIRARIAHVDPAELPASTRSLYDSLGGGQGRGLNRFIMECKSSSPSLGLIREHYEPGAIARVYSRYASGISVLCEPDFFGGDYDHLATVSASSHIPVLCKDFIVDMVQVHAARYYGADAILLMLSVVDDEEYAALADEAARLGMDVLTEAITEEEVERALRLGAKILGINHRNLHDLSIDLSRSERLTRNIPEDVVVVSESGIRDAETVRRIGAHSNAFLVGSQLTGQEDIDRAARALVFGENKVCGLTSWSAAQAARAAGAVYGGLVFEEGTPRNVSRETAADIIAHEPDLTYVAVSRRTSGYGELLQDGIGAVQVHAPYQGSVAAESELIRTVRAEVPEGVQVWRAVSMTGADGPAVAQALVAEGVADRLVLDAGDGGTGVSFDWGTVPDDVKKHALLAGGLGPDNVEAALAVGCGGLDLNSGLEYGAGAGEWAGRKDSAAVNRAFHTIRNFTY; encoded by the coding sequence ATGGCGAATAACACTCATCTTCCGACCGTTCTCGAGGGCATCGTCGAGGGCCGACGCGGGCACCTCGACGAGATCCGCGCGCGCATCGCACACGTGGACCCGGCCGAGCTGCCGGCGTCCACGCGCTCGCTCTATGACTCGCTCGGCGGCGGGCAGGGGAGGGGACTCAACCGCTTCATCATGGAGTGCAAGTCCTCCTCCCCGTCGCTGGGTCTGATCCGCGAGCACTACGAGCCGGGCGCCATCGCGCGGGTCTACTCCCGCTACGCTTCGGGCATCTCGGTACTGTGCGAACCGGACTTCTTCGGCGGCGACTACGACCACCTCGCCACCGTCTCCGCCTCCTCGCACATCCCGGTGCTGTGCAAGGACTTCATCGTCGACATGGTGCAGGTGCACGCCGCGCGCTACTACGGCGCCGACGCCATCCTGCTCATGCTCTCCGTGGTCGACGACGAAGAGTACGCCGCGCTGGCCGACGAGGCCGCCCGCCTGGGCATGGACGTGCTCACCGAGGCCATCACCGAGGAGGAGGTCGAGCGGGCGCTGCGCCTGGGCGCGAAGATCCTCGGCATCAACCACCGCAACCTCCACGACCTGTCCATCGACCTGTCCCGCTCCGAGCGCCTGACTCGTAATATCCCGGAGGACGTGGTGGTGGTCTCCGAGTCGGGCATCCGCGACGCCGAGACCGTCCGGCGGATCGGCGCGCACTCCAACGCCTTCCTGGTGGGCTCGCAGCTGACCGGGCAGGAGGACATCGACCGGGCCGCCCGTGCCCTGGTGTTCGGGGAGAACAAGGTGTGCGGATTGACCAGCTGGTCGGCGGCCCAGGCGGCGCGCGCCGCCGGCGCCGTCTACGGCGGCCTCGTCTTCGAAGAGGGCACCCCGCGCAATGTTTCACGTGAAACCGCCGCCGACATCATCGCCCACGAACCCGACCTGACCTACGTGGCCGTCTCGCGACGGACCTCCGGGTACGGCGAGCTCCTCCAGGACGGGATCGGCGCCGTGCAGGTCCACGCCCCTTACCAGGGCTCGGTGGCTGCGGAGAGCGAGCTCATCCGTACCGTCCGCGCGGAGGTCCCGGAAGGCGTCCAGGTCTGGCGCGCGGTCTCCATGACCGGTGCGGACGGCCCCGCCGTGGCTCAGGCGCTCGTCGCCGAGGGCGTCGCCGACCGGCTGGTGCTCGACGCGGGCGACGGCGGCACCGGCGTCAGCTTCGACTGGGGCACGGTTCCCGACGACGTCAAAAAGCACGCGCTGCTGGCCGGGGGCCTGGGCCCCGACAACGTGGAAGCGGCGCTGGCCGTCGGCTGCGGTGGCCTGGACTTGAACTCCGGCCTCGAATACGGCGCCGGGGCAGGGGAGTGGGCGGGCCGCAAGGACTCCGCCGCCGTCAACCGCGCCTTCCATACGATCCGCAACTTCACCTACTAA
- the trpB gene encoding tryptophan synthase subunit beta, whose translation MTDNRDGGSTLLPAYFGEFGGQFVPESLLPALDQLEREFVEAWNDDEFMAEYRALLRDFLGRPTPLTETSNLPKEGEGKGYARIFLKREDLVHGGAHKTNQVIGQALLAKKMGKTRIIAETGAGQHGTATALVCALLGLECVVYMGAKDIARQQPNVYRMQLHGAQVVGVDAGAGTLKDAVNEAMRDWTATFHDSHYLLGTAAGPHPFPTIVREFHRVIAEESKAQLAERIGKLPDLVVASVGGGSNAIGMFSSFIDDDEVELVGTEPGGEGMDSGKHGSAITEGKIGILHGTKSYLMRDADGQISESYSVSAGLDYPAVGPQHAHLAQTGRAQYLPVTDAEALQAFQYLSRHEGIIPALESSHAFAYALKRAKQAEEVGTAIDILVCLSGRGDKDVDHVRRTLEENPHYVLKED comes from the coding sequence ATGACTGACAACCGTGACGGCGGCTCCACCCTGCTGCCGGCCTACTTCGGGGAATTCGGCGGACAGTTCGTCCCCGAGTCCCTTCTGCCCGCCCTCGACCAGCTGGAGCGCGAATTCGTCGAGGCGTGGAACGACGACGAGTTCATGGCCGAGTACCGCGCCCTGCTGCGCGACTTCCTCGGCCGCCCGACCCCGCTGACCGAAACCTCCAACCTGCCCAAGGAAGGCGAGGGCAAGGGGTATGCGCGGATCTTCCTCAAGCGCGAGGACCTGGTCCACGGCGGCGCCCACAAGACCAACCAGGTCATCGGTCAGGCGCTGCTGGCCAAGAAGATGGGCAAGACCCGCATCATCGCCGAAACCGGCGCCGGCCAGCACGGCACCGCCACCGCGCTGGTGTGCGCCCTGCTGGGCCTGGAGTGCGTCGTCTACATGGGCGCCAAGGACATCGCCCGCCAGCAGCCGAACGTCTACCGCATGCAGCTGCACGGCGCGCAGGTCGTCGGCGTCGACGCCGGCGCCGGCACCCTCAAGGACGCCGTCAACGAGGCGATGCGCGACTGGACCGCCACCTTCCACGACTCCCATTACCTGCTGGGCACCGCCGCGGGGCCGCACCCGTTCCCCACGATCGTGCGCGAATTCCACCGCGTCATCGCCGAGGAATCCAAGGCGCAGCTCGCCGAGCGCATCGGCAAGCTGCCGGATCTGGTCGTGGCTTCCGTCGGCGGCGGCTCCAACGCCATCGGCATGTTCTCCTCCTTCATCGACGATGACGAAGTCGAACTCGTCGGCACCGAGCCCGGGGGAGAGGGCATGGACTCCGGCAAGCACGGCTCCGCCATCACCGAAGGCAAGATCGGCATCCTGCACGGCACCAAGTCCTACCTCATGCGCGACGCCGACGGGCAGATCTCCGAGTCCTACTCCGTCTCCGCGGGACTGGACTACCCGGCCGTCGGACCGCAGCACGCGCACCTGGCCCAGACCGGCCGCGCCCAGTACCTGCCCGTCACCGACGCCGAGGCGCTGCAGGCCTTCCAGTACCTTAGCCGCCACGAAGGCATCATCCCGGCGCTCGAGTCCTCCCACGCCTTCGCCTACGCCCTCAAGCGCGCGAAGCAGGCCGAGGAGGTGGGCACCGCCATCGACATCCTGGTGTGCCTGTCCGGCCGCGGCGACAAGGACGTCGACCACGTGCGCCGCACGCTGGAAGAAAATCCCCATTACGTCCTGAAGGAGGACTAA